In Longimicrobium sp., the genomic window CGAACAGCTCGTCCGCAGGAGTGGCCACTCGCGGGGCGAGGCGGCGCATGTGGTAGTACCACGCGTACTGGTAGAACGCCTCGTCCGAAATCCTGGTCTGCGGCTGCGCCTTGGATTTCTCCAGCAGCGTCACGTCGACCCGAAAGTCGTGGCGCCGCAGCAGATCGAACACGCGCGCCCGTACCGGCAGTGTATCGGAGGTGGCGTGGAACTCGGACATGTGGCCGTGACCCTCCCACGCCAGCTCCCGCCGGAGGTCCAGGAGCGCGTTGCCGACCGTGTATTCACAGACGACCGTCGTCAGGATGAAGTAGCGGCTCGCGCCCGGCTTTCGGCTGAAGTCGAAGTTTCCGCTCTCGTCCGCGAAGACGTGGATACGGGGCATGGGATCTCGATGGGTGCAGTGGCCTCTCTGTTCACAATGCATACTTTGAAGGAGCCGCGGCGGAAGGGGCCTGTCGAGGCGTGAGCGTCCACGTGCGAAGATGAATCGTTCTGCTCACGAGGAGCGGAGCGGGAACCGGTATTCTCCCGTCGTCGCCGACGAGGTCGGTCGCGACCACGACTCCCGATACCGAATCCTGGTCCCCTCTGAGAGGAGAACTTTCCATGAAGCTGAACACCCTGCGCTTGGCCGGCGTACTGTGCACTCTTGCGATCGCCACCGCCTGCGCCGACAACGGCGTGCTCCCCACCGACCCCGAGCTCACCACCATCACGGTGGCAGCCGAGGAGAACCGTACCGAGCTGCCCGTCAACGGCGCCCTGCAGCTCACCGCCACCGGGCGCGACCAGGACGGCGCCCCGATGGAGACGGGCACGCTCGCCTGGAGCAGTGCCGACACCACGCGCGCGAAGATCGACGGGCAGGGCGTGGTGACGGGCCGCGGCAACGGCAGCGTGATCCTTACCGCCGCCAGCGCCACCGGCATCAAGGGCACGCTGACGCTCACCATCCGCGGGGCCGTGCACCGCGGGCCCATCACACAGAGCGAAACCTGGCGCGAGGCCGACAATCCGCACTACGTCACCGACGACGTGGTGGTGGCCGGCACCAACTCGCCGCGGCTGACCATCGAACCCGGCGTGGAGATCCGCTTCGCCGAGCGCGCCGCCATCTTCATCGGCGGGGAGCAGCCGGGGAGCCTGACGGCCGATGGCACGGCCGCGAAAAAGATCCGCTTCCTCGCCGATGACGCGTCGCCGGCAAAGGGGCACTACTACGGCGTGTACTTCGACCGGCAGACGGGCGCCGGGTCCAGCATCCGCCACGCCGATTTCAACCACTGCGGCATCGAGCGGGGGCAGGTGAAGGTGGGCGCGGATGCCTGCATCGCGGCGGTGGAGCCCAACGTGGCGCCCACGATCGCGGACGTGACCATCCAGAACAGCGGCAGCAACGGCATCGTGATGATGGACGGAGGCGCATTCGGCCCCGGCTCGGCCAACGTCAGCGTCAGCGGGGCGGAGCTCTTTCCGCTCGTCATCGGAGCCGACTTCGCCGGCACCCTTCCCGACGGCGGCACCTTCGGCGGCAACGGCACCAACCGGGTGCGCAT contains:
- a CDS encoding DUF3800 domain-containing protein; this translates as MPRIHVFADESGNFDFSRKPGASRYFILTTVVCEYTVGNALLDLRRELAWEGHGHMSEFHATSDTLPVRARVFDLLRRHDFRVDVTLLEKSKAQPQTRISDEAFYQYAWYYHMRRLAPRVATPADELFVVGASLGTRKKRKLMHQAVTNVVSQVAPGTSYHTASWAADSEPCLQVADYCSWAVSRKWERGVHAEYDLIAAKIRSEFDLWAHGAVHYY